A region from the uncultured Bacteroides sp. genome encodes:
- a CDS encoding energy transducer TonB, translating into MRNIFIMFGIFVCFSLFADNVQQNHKSSDSINRKIYQVMETDSMPVFKGGYDSLLVYVKDHFVFPEIYAETSIQGRVICRFVITEDGAIVDVKVIQSLDSLMDEEIVRVIRSMPKWIPGKRKGKAVKVEYYLPIVCRLK; encoded by the coding sequence ATGAGAAATATCTTTATAATGTTTGGAATATTTGTGTGCTTTTCATTATTTGCGGATAACGTCCAACAGAACCATAAAAGTAGTGATTCTATAAATCGCAAGATATACCAAGTGATGGAAACCGATTCTATGCCTGTATTTAAAGGTGGATATGATTCTTTACTCGTTTATGTAAAAGACCATTTCGTTTTCCCTGAAATATATGCTGAAACGAGTATACAGGGTAGAGTAATTTGTCGATTTGTTATAACTGAAGATGGGGCAATTGTTGATGTTAAAGTAATACAAAGCCTTGACTCTCTTATGGATGAAGAAATCGTCCGAGTAATACGATCCATGCCAAAATGGATACCGGGAAAGCGGAAGGGGAAAGCCGTAAAAGTAGAATATTATTTACCGATTGTGTGTCGGTTAAAATAG
- a CDS encoding RHS repeat-associated core domain-containing protein, translating into MFIGAIRTLVGIINMIKADDTGTTVTLSASMDFKNNSTAAKEYYYDLNGNLTQDLNKGITGITYNFLNLPQSVVISNTLGQATNTYTYAADGRKLRANIGSKQTDYVGNVIYEGGALKRILVDGGYIEGGAYYFYLTDHLGNNRVVANASGGIVQTNHYYPFGMSFAEGVTTSGQPYKYNGKELDTERGLNLYDYSARLMDPALGRFSTVDPSAEKYYGISPYVYVGNNPLRLIDPDGREIWISYKDDEDNQRRIQYTQGTDYRGSNTFVQNTFSYLNAINDNGGSDMLSVLSSSKNSFDFVNQPTTDKKGNVVDGALNFDGNKSGGGTIYAGALMGNTSEYFKIESTSHELFHGLQQEEGQGGASVYNEVEANVYSSNITMNWSYKTNYIGGMSGNGLGNSTPAGVMYQQSFSNLTNGFSNSDFVNAIKSFKGGSEKNSTGLYNTYPLRRSNQVESILQQFYPMKR; encoded by the coding sequence ATGTTTATTGGTGCGATAAGAACATTGGTTGGAATAATCAACATGATCAAAGCGGATGATACGGGAACAACCGTCACTTTGTCGGCATCGATGGACTTTAAGAACAACTCCACGGCTGCGAAAGAATATTATTACGACTTAAATGGTAATTTAACGCAAGATTTAAACAAAGGAATAACCGGAATCACGTATAATTTTTTAAATTTGCCGCAGAGTGTTGTGATTAGTAACACACTGGGACAGGCAACAAATACGTATACGTATGCCGCCGACGGCCGTAAACTGAGAGCCAACATCGGCAGCAAGCAGACGGATTATGTTGGCAATGTGATCTATGAAGGCGGGGCACTGAAACGTATCCTGGTTGATGGCGGTTATATAGAAGGTGGTGCTTATTACTTCTATTTAACTGATCATTTGGGCAATAACCGTGTGGTAGCGAATGCCAGTGGAGGAATCGTTCAGACGAATCATTATTATCCGTTCGGAATGTCGTTTGCGGAAGGAGTAACAACAAGCGGGCAGCCTTACAAGTACAACGGTAAGGAACTGGATACGGAAAGAGGACTAAATTTGTATGATTACTCGGCTAGATTGATGGATCCTGCTTTGGGTAGGTTTAGTACGGTGGATCCTTCGGCGGAGAAGTATTATGGGATTAGCCCGTATGTGTATGTAGGAAATAATCCATTGAGACTTATTGATCCGGACGGAAGAGAAATTTGGATATCTTATAAAGATGATGAAGATAATCAACGAAGGATTCAATATACACAAGGAACGGATTACAGAGGAAGTAATACTTTTGTTCAAAACACGTTTTCATATCTTAATGCAATTAATGATAATGGAGGTTCCGATATGTTAAGCGTATTAAGCTCTTCTAAAAATTCTTTTGATTTCGTAAACCAACCGACAACTGATAAAAAAGGAAATGTTGTAGATGGAGCCCTTAATTTTGATGGAAATAAATCTGGTGGAGGGACTATCTATGCTGGTGCTTTAATGGGAAACACCAGTGAATATTTTAAAATTGAAAGTACTTCTCATGAATTATTTCACGGACTTCAGCAAGAAGAGGGACAGGGAGGAGCATCTGTTTATAATGAGGTTGAAGCAAATGTTTATAGCTCAAATATTACTATGAATTGGAGCTATAAAACTAATTATATTGGAGGTATGTCAGGAAATGGACTTGGGAATAGTACACCTGCTGGTGTAATGTACCAACAATCATTCAGCAATTTAACTAATGGTTTTTCAAATTCTGATTTTGTGAACGCCATAAAAAGTTTTAAAGGAGGGTCTGAGAAAAACTCAACAGGTTTATATAATACTTATCCTTTACGAAGAAGCAATCAAGTAGAGTCAATTTTGCAACAATTTTATCCAATGAAAAGATGA